In Amblyraja radiata isolate CabotCenter1 chromosome 38, sAmbRad1.1.pri, whole genome shotgun sequence, a genomic segment contains:
- the LOC116966838 gene encoding germ cell-specific gene 1-like protein, with protein MHRDTLSLLLSWVAVSLSTTALLTSYWCVGTHKVLKPTCSSSRTTDCTLAPGTDSSSSSSTSTRNSTGNGSNTHTYSEYSWEMGDDRFAFRAFHTGLWTSCEENFIGTGEHCRSFIDLTPVTQQGILWLTLVSEVLYISLLSFSFVLMLLELCLPRNSSCALKLNAFAAVFSVLSGLLGMVAHMMYTQVFQVMVSQGPKDWRPHHWDFGWSFYLAWLSFTFCMASSVTALNIYTKTVLQAQKHCLGPALGPVLGPTLGPGPLHCSPGPFPSRFLQRASSSGDIFTNLSPTRLTKAHSAESLGDEHC; from the exons ATGCACCGTGACACGCTCTCGCTGCTGCTGAGCTGGGTGGCCGTCTCTCTGTCCACCACGGCGCTGCTCACCTCCTACTGGTGCGTGGGCACACACAAGGTGCTGAAGCCCACCTGCTCGTCCAGCCGCACAACCGACTGTACCCTGGCCCCCGGGAccgactccagcagcagcagcagcaccagcaCCCGCAACAGCACCGGCAACGGCTCCAACACCCACACGTACTCAGAATACAGCTGGGAGATGGGTGACGACAGGTTCGCCTTCAGAGCGTTCCACACCGGCTTGTGGACCTCCTGCGAGGAGAACTTCATCGGCACAG GAGAGCATTGCCGCAGTTTCATTGACCTGACCCCCGTCACACAACAAG GGATCCTGTGGCTCACGCTGGTCTCTGAGGTTCTCTACATCTCTCTGCTCTCCTTCAGTTTTGTGCTGATGTTGCTGGAACTCTGCCTCCCCCGTAACTCCAGCTGTGCCCTCAAGCTCAACGCCTTCGCGGCTGTCTTCTCCGTGTTGTCAG GTTTGCTGGGCATGGTGGCCCACATGATGTACACGCAGGTGTTCCAGGTGATGGTCAGTCAGGGCCCCAAAGACTGGAGACCCCATCACTGGGACTTCGGCTGGTCCTtcta CTTGGCCTGGCTCTCCTTCACTTTCTGCATGGCCTCCTCGGTCACCGCCCTCAACATCTACACCAAGACGGTACTGCAGGCGCAGAAGCATTGCCTGggccccgctctgggccctgtcctgggCCCCACTCTGGGCCCCGGcccactgcactgctcccccgGCCCCTTCCCCAGCCGCTTCCTCCAGCGGGCCTCCAGCAGCGGCGACATCTTCACCAACCTCTCCCCCACCCGCCTCACCAAAGCCCACTCCGCAGAGTCCCTGGGTGACGAGCACTGCTAG